A single window of Leptolyngbya ohadii IS1 DNA harbors:
- a CDS encoding GUN4 domain-containing protein, which produces MQKETVVGAAFVLSNPIINTAASAVGVAKTGTAIGTLHGAAHASATAAWVGLGSMKAGLFVMNALPVVGALLLLDSLSGRDPGSPIIDWYEQAWRDYEVQCELEELKQQITVDPNHQVRSKTRASSLAQLDNQFRSLEVEHELYQLKQELGLLPQRLSQSSAAEKSLQQAGQASLTPEVAQRENITHINPGSLDCGRLRQLLEQGKLQEADLETTQLLLQLAQRQQEGWLRSEDIKGLPPQALLAIDRVWSEASNGRFGFSAQKQIWRQLSCDSSPSLGVRTINEERFGRAVGWYGTSWTSRWEK; this is translated from the coding sequence ATGCAGAAGGAAACGGTTGTTGGAGCAGCTTTTGTTCTGAGTAATCCCATCATTAACACTGCGGCAAGCGCGGTTGGAGTTGCAAAAACTGGTACTGCGATCGGAACGCTGCATGGAGCAGCCCACGCTAGTGCCACTGCTGCCTGGGTGGGACTGGGCAGCATGAAGGCTGGACTCTTCGTCATGAACGCTCTGCCAGTCGTTGGGGCTTTATTGCTCCTCGATAGTCTCAGTGGTCGTGATCCCGGCTCTCCCATCATCGATTGGTATGAGCAAGCCTGGAGAGATTATGAAGTGCAGTGTGAACTGGAGGAACTGAAGCAGCAAATCACTGTTGATCCTAACCATCAGGTTCGCTCAAAGACACGCGCCAGCAGTCTTGCTCAATTGGACAATCAGTTTCGATCGCTGGAAGTTGAACATGAACTTTATCAGCTTAAGCAGGAACTGGGACTGCTGCCTCAACGCCTGAGCCAGTCCAGTGCCGCAGAGAAGTCCCTACAGCAAGCGGGACAAGCTAGCTTAACCCCTGAAGTTGCTCAGCGTGAGAACATCACACATATTAATCCTGGCAGCTTAGACTGCGGCAGACTGAGACAATTGTTAGAGCAAGGTAAGTTGCAGGAAGCTGACCTTGAGACAACCCAACTTCTATTACAACTGGCACAACGACAGCAGGAAGGCTGGCTGCGTTCGGAGGATATCAAGGGCTTACCGCCTCAGGCACTCCTGGCGATCGATCGAGTTTGGAGTGAAGCGAGTAACGGTCGCTTTGGCTTTAGTGCTCAAAAACAGATTTGGCGTCAACTCAGTTGTGATTCATCTCCCAGCCTGGGAGTTCGGACGATTAACGAAGAGCGATTTGGTCGAGCAGTCGGGTGGTATGGGACCTCCTGGACATCTAGGTGGGAGAAGTGA